TTCTTCAGACAATCATTCGCGAACGCCGGTCTCCGCTCCGTCGTCACCGACCTCTCCCACGGCAACTCCATCGCATCGGCCACCATGCACTGCTGGATCCCTAAATCGCCAAACCGCTCCAAACcaaacctcctcctcctccacggTTTCGGAGCCAACGCGATGTGGCAATACGGCGAGCATCTCCGAGCTTTCACCGGCCGGTTCAACGTCTACGTCCCCGACCTCCTCTTCTTCGGTTTATCCTCCACGTCGGAGCAGAACCGAACCGAGTCTTTCCAGGCTCGGTGTCTGATGAGGCTGATGGAAGCGCACGGGGTGCATAGGATGAGCATCGTCGGAATCAGCTATGGCGGGTTCGTCGGGTACAGTTTAGCGGCGCAGTTTCCGGAGAAGGTTGAGAAGCTGGTGTTGTGCTGCGCAGGGGTTTGCCTTGAGGAGAAGGATATGGAGGATGGGTTGTTTAAGGTTCCGAATCTTGAGGAAGCCACCGGGATTCTGATTCCTCAGACGCCGGAGAAGCTCAAGGAGCTTATTAGATTCTCGTTTGTTAAGCCGATGAAAGGTGTTCCTTCGTTTTTTCTTTGGGATTTTATTGATGTTATGTGTACTGAGTTTGTTGAGGAGAAGAGGGATTTGATCAAATCGATACTTAAAGATCGGAGGCTTTCAGATCTTCCTAGGATCAAACAGGTGAACACACTATACTCTTTTGGCTTTCTTGTTTTGTCATTGCTGTAAgattttgttcttgtttttttttttggttaatttagaAATCTTTGGTCATATGGGGAGAAGAAGATCAGATCTTTCCACTGGAACTTGGTTACAGATTGAAAAGGTACATTCATCATCTGGGATTTACCATTTTTTACAAGTGAAACAACGATTTATGTATTTCTTTTAAATGATGGTGAAGCAGACATATAGGAGAGAATGCAGAGATAGTGGTGATTAAGAAGGCAGGACATGCTGTGAATTTGGAGAAGTCCAAAGAATTTCTCAAGCACTTGAAATCTTTTCTTATTGATTCTTTGTGAAACTACTGTTTTTATCTCTTCTTGTTAATAGattgataacaaaaaaataattgtactTACTGCATTTGAAAGGATGATTCTTTCTGttattcaaaatatatcaaatatcaTATGAAGGAATCACAAACACGATtgcaacacttttttttttcttttttgaaacacagGAGACAATGCTTATTGtgtaaaaatactatatattcatttatttggtattaactatttaaaaactgaaatatagataatatctaatttaaaatataaataaagataaaggaataatttaaataaagtgTTTAAtactttatttaattatataaaaaaaaaatatgaatatgtcCATTTAAATATGGATAAAATAAGTACAGCTATAAAGTAAGgcgtttaattttaaaatcataataaactagatttaaaaatttaaataaaaaaaaatttaaataattcaCAAATTAGCATATCGGGGTTACAAGTGaattaaatatcataatatatatttccaaaataaatatctaaaaattctgaatataaaatattttgtttaatagttttaataaataaataaaattttaattttaagtaGACACAATCATTATTATCTTaccatttaatttttattatacttaaCTAACTCATTTCCAATTTTGATAATTGGATATCTAAATAttccaaattatattttaaaatttggcaAGTATCTCTATTTTTGACATCATCTCGCAAGTATCTTATATTAACGAATTCTTAATAATATATGGTAATTTAGTTAGTATCAAAATTTTCAGAAAATCCTAAGGAAAAtgggtaaattctctatattaATACACACGCTAAACCTTATTAAAATTCCTAATGGACTTtgaattaattatttagttgacatataaaataaattgtgaTTCATTAGAAATGGAAaacataagatatatttttgctaTGAAACATGtgtatatttgaaatatatatgtattaatctACAAAACTATAGTAAATggtgttttataaatatatacattaaaaatattttacaatatttatcAGATGACAAATgatttatataacatatacacTTGCTTGCTTGTATATCcaaaataatatgaatatctcACACCATGTAAAAACAGTTAAAAAACTTGATCAATCTTAAATTGatcaataaaaattgaaaaaaaaaacaaatgtgcGTCAGATCAAGCGCTTGTTTGTTTTAAAACTCAATTGTGAACAACATATTGCAAACATGaatcttttgtttttatcattatttttctattttattatttttttcttattttttgcttcttttttttattgtaaaatgtAATGGATCTTTGAAAGAAAGCTCAATCTCGGTATTGAACTCCAAAGCTCCTTCCAATGATTATGGTTTAGCTCTCTTGATTGCTATGGCTTCCCCAGAGGGAAGAACCCCTTTGTACATCTGCTACTATCATAATGTCCTCCTTTGAAGACTTCAAATCTCCTCCATCTGTGTCAAATGCAATAAGAAAGTTAGTTAGTTAAATGCAATAAGAAAGTTAGTTAGTTCATAATTTCATACTAGTGAGATTTTGTGTGTCTCACTTTATACATACCAGATAACAGAGGATACGTATTAGCTCGGAAAAAGTATGACCCGAATATTGGAGGAGGCTTGTAGTCCTGGTTGCTAAAAGCAAAAGTGACAAGAGCCATGTAGTCTGTGTGAAACCTTCTCTATCCAGTGGGAAAATGAGGATATCAACCATAAGTTGGTGATCACTCTGGTTCACTCTTACATTCCGGATCGCTACAGTCTCCACCAGATTATTTGTAGACTTCAGGGAAGTAGTCAAGCTCCACCGGAAAAGCAAGTAATTCGAAGTGTCTTTTACTGTAGAGAAGAAATGTGAACTGAAGTATAGTGTTCCTGTGATAGGATATACACATCGACACTCTGGATTTGCTTCATTTATTTGCTCATAAGGATCACACTTTATAATGTTGTTTGTTTAAAATTaggaaaatatccaaaaataccAATCATAATTTTCTATttgctataaaaatatttaaactattttagttttccattTAGTATTCAATATATGTTCGATAAGTAATAAAATCcgacatttaaaaataaaaaaaaattaccccaaaagattaaataaatgaacagaagaaaaaataaaaataaaagtgaacATTACATCACGTACGTATCAAAATAACAattgtatattaaaaacaatcGAAAGAAGCTGAAATATAAAAGGAGTTGAAAACCTTATATGAGTCACACCTTACATTTATGAAagtttaatagtattttaaaatttaagagtGTAACTAGGTTGTTGTCCGTAAATTCACGGATacaaatagtttaaaaaattgaGGTTGCTATTGACAAGACGTCACTCCTGTTAAGCAAGACACTAAGGAGGGAAAGCTCACATATATATTATCCGTAAGTGATATAGTTTCCTTCAGAAACATATCATTTGTGTTGTCTTCATCTACACTGCTAAGGCTTCTGCATCTTGGATATATCTAGGTACAACATAAACTGGAACTATGGGTTGCTTCCATAGACATGCAGAGTCGTGGCATCTTCGTCAGCAAAATTAGTTGACGTAGCATCTAAATCAGCAGAATTAAATGGTGTGTCAGCTGATGTGGCGACTGAGATATGATTTGGCCAAAAAAGTAAACATTAtgtatgttatttaaatttttttaaagttcaaataTGTTTTAGTACGACCATATAAATCGGATATGAATTGAACATATCGCGATATGTTGAGTATGAAATGGTCGTTTTCCCGCTTATCATTCAATAAAAAAGAGGAAACAATGCTCAGCTTACAATTCATTGACAAATTAACAAGATGTTGCAGGCTGGAAATCAGGGATGGCAAGATGGATAATGGAAGCTTGATGGATCGACCAAAAATATGATCGGGTGGGCGATATGAATGGAATCCGAGATGTAAACCTGAAACAAATGCAAATGCAATGAGATGAGGTTTATACTAAGAacaaaattagataaataaacaaaggatatGATGGAATTAGGCTGCTGGTCGTGGGACACTCTCAGCCTAATCAGTtgatgattgaagtggattgagatggtgctttgcttgctggatgtgtatcactctcaagcttggcaaacAAATTGGAATGGAAGGATAGGGGATTGAGGACgccacaagactctatggaaaggagccttgataagtcaaggtgctttggaattgcttcacacaaactcaaaagacttagaacaatagttttaagaaaactagaaaaactgaataattcttgTTACTTTCAAAAATGGGGTGCTTTACAATGAAAAAAAGACTAGAactttataggctcgaccaagGACTCTCTAACAGTCTGAAAATGaactaaggaaagaaaataaatcgaaATAAAATGCTTGGAGTCAATGGCTTTGATGGCTCCATGAAAACTAGCCGTTAGCTCGATTTGTGCCTTCAAAAGGGAATCTTGGATGATCTTGTATCTGGACAGCTTCTGGATGTAGCCACGGTCAAGAAGTCTTCCTGACATGTCTCTGAGTTGCCTTGATGGAGAATATGGCCGTTGGTCTTGAATAAATATTTGTAGAGATTTCTTCAAAGCATTTAGTGTAGTTGCTGCCAAATATGGAAGGTTGATGGGAAGAGAGATCcgcctgatctcctgggttctggtgcagcTAAGGACTCTTTGGATGTCTTCTGAATGTTCTAGatgatctcctggttcccataaatagccctgggtcgaaccaagttgaattggttgaagactttctttaaatgatgtcggtttggccaattgatgcaaaccggcttgatcttttggtttgattgggatccGTCTGATCCAGTGTGGTATGGTGCTTCCTATGATGTTGTGGAGTGCCTCTGAATGATTTAAAAGGTCTCCTGGTTGCCATTCTTGAGGTTGGTTTGATGTGAAACCCgtatcttccaaataaggcaagtgtagagctggtttggccggttttgggaaattgatcatatcttccaatttccttgaccatttctcgagatcttgggctttctggaaatctaataaactcctcttgactcctatgatcTGTTTTGGTTCAGGCCGCTTCTTCTTTGGGCTGGAATCCTCTTCTAAAGTCGCATACTCGCAGATGAAtgggctgagaaacctctgaattgtaaaatttataacttCTTGATCCATGAATATTTTGGGCCGGCTCCAATTGGcatggactccttcttgagtgtagaatccataaaaattagccTCGTCATTTAAACCCTCCtagtttgtaagatatggcatgtttagtgcacgtatgtcctggttggcgccttggctggttgaatagggc
The window above is part of the Brassica napus cultivar Da-Ae chromosome C3, Da-Ae, whole genome shotgun sequence genome. Proteins encoded here:
- the LOC106384940 gene encoding 2-hydroxy-6-oxo-2,4-heptadienoate hydrolase-like; translated protein: MFDHMKLLRCFSFTASRDWFFRQSFANAGLRSVVTDLSHGNSIASATMHCWIPKSPNRSKPNLLLLHGFGANAMWQYGEHLRAFTGRFNVYVPDLLFFGLSSTSEQNRTESFQARCLMRLMEAHGVHRMSIVGISYGGFVGYSLAAQFPEKVEKLVLCCAGVCLEEKDMEDGLFKVPNLEEATGILIPQTPEKLKELIRFSFVKPMKGVPSFFLWDFIDVMCTEFVEEKRDLIKSILKDRRLSDLPRIKQKSLVIWGEEDQIFPLELGYRLKRHIGENAEIVVIKKAGHAVNLEKSKEFLKHLKSFLIDSL